A single genomic interval of Granulicella tundricola MP5ACTX9 harbors:
- a CDS encoding peroxiredoxin has protein sequence MRKLVLSLVVAGGVAAGLCGMKAYGFGGVDSPLQPGATAPNFSLPSQTDSMVSLKDYKGKYVVLYFYPKDQTTGCTIEAHNFERDTAKYAALNAVVLGVSLDTVESHKTFCSKDGLNFKLLADPEHKVIDAYGVPVATMGTNQYAKRDTFLIGPDGKVLKFWEVKAIQGHSDEVLAAIQDAKK, from the coding sequence ATGCGTAAGTTGGTATTGAGTTTGGTGGTTGCCGGTGGAGTCGCTGCCGGTCTGTGCGGGATGAAGGCTTATGGGTTTGGCGGAGTGGATTCGCCGCTGCAGCCTGGTGCTACGGCGCCTAACTTCTCGCTGCCTTCGCAGACGGACTCGATGGTGAGCCTGAAGGACTACAAGGGCAAGTACGTGGTGCTGTACTTCTACCCGAAGGATCAGACGACGGGCTGCACGATCGAGGCGCATAACTTTGAGCGCGATACGGCGAAGTATGCGGCGCTGAACGCTGTCGTGCTGGGTGTGAGCCTGGATACGGTGGAGAGCCACAAGACGTTCTGCTCCAAGGACGGGCTGAACTTCAAGCTGCTGGCGGACCCGGAGCACAAGGTGATCGACGCATACGGCGTGCCGGTGGCGACGATGGGCACGAACCAGTATGCCAAGCGCGATACGTTCCTCATCGGACCGGACGGCAAGGTGCTGAAGTTCTGGGAGGTCAAGGCGATCCAGGGACACAGCGACGAGGTTCTTGCCGCGATCCAGGACGCGAAGAAGTAG